CAGGACTATCCCCTGCCTGATTGAAAACTTTGGCCGGTTCACGCAACTCAGTCATGGAGATGGTTTTGCGGGTAAGCAGGGTTTGCATAGTGATAACTCTAATGTGTATTTAAATATGATTTAAGTATCATGCTTTTCTGTCATTTAAACAAGTTGTATCCTCATGCCATGACCAACATCCACTTCCACTGGGCCAGACTAGAAAACCTCTCCGGCCCCCAATTCCACGCCATCATGCTCGCCCGCCAGACCGTTTTCATCGGCGAGCAGCACATCTGCTGCCCTGACGCCGACGACCACGACACGCATTGCTGGCACCTGACCGCCCTGCATGACGGCAAATTCGCTGCCTACCTGCGCGTGGTTGACCCCGGCGAAAAATACCCCGAACCTTCCATTGGCAGGGTGCTGACTACCCAGGCTCACCGCCGCATTGGTCTCGGCAAACACATCATGCAAGTCGCCATCGACAAAATTGCCGAAATCTACCCTGGCCAGCCGATCCGCATCAGCGCCCAATCCCACCTGCAACCCTTCTACGCCAAGCTCGGCTTCGCCACCGTCGGCGACGAATACCTCGAAGAAGGCATCCCCCACATCGAAATGCTGCGTCCATCCGCCCGGTAATACCACAAAACGTCATGTATTTGACGTTAACGTTAACTAGTTCTAGCATAAGTCCAAAGGAGTGACTATGGAGCAGAAACTTTGGAGTATCTCCGAACTGGCAGATGAATGTGGCGTCACCGCCCGCACTATCCGTTTCTACGAAGACAAGGGGCTGATCCAGCCCCAGCGGGTCGGAGCCAACCGCGTCTACAACTATCAGGATCGCGCCCGCCTGACCCTGATCCTGCGCGGCAAGCGCCTCGGCTTTTCGCTGGAAGACATCGGCGAATTCCTCGCCCTCTACCACACCGAATGCGACCCCGACCACGCTAGCCAGTTACGCTACCTGCTGGAAAAAGTGCAGACCAAGGTCAAGGCACTGCGCCAGCAACAAGCCGATCTGGAACAGACTTTGCGGGAACTGATGCGGATTGAAACGGAATGCTTGTCACATCTGAAGATGCCTGAAGAGACATAACCCAAACGCCTGTTCCATACCAAGGTCTGTAGGGGCAGCCCCCCGTGTCTGCCCTTGATGCCCGACCGCCGCAGGGCGCACACGGGGGTGCGCCCCTACAGAAACCAACCGATATGGAGGAGGCACATGAAAAACGTCGTAATCGCCGGGTACGCCCGCACCCCGTTCACTCTCGCCAACAAGGGCGAATTCGTTAAAACCCGCCCCGACGATCTGGCAACCGCTGCCGTACTCGGCCTGCTAACGAAAACCCGCGTCGATAAAACGGAAATCGAAGACCTGATCCTCGGCTGCGCCTTCCCTGAAGGTGAACAAGGTTTCAACATGGCACGGCTGGTCGCGCTGATGGCTGGTTTGCCACAGTCCATAGGTGGCGTTACCGTCAATCGTTTCTGCGGCTCTTCCATGCAGGCTATCCATCAAGCAGCGGGAGCCATCCAGATGAACGCGGGCAATGCCTTCATCTGCGCCGGGGTGGAATCCATGACCCGCATCCCCATGACCGGTTTCAACCCCTCGCCTAATCCGCACTTGTATGAAATCCTGCCCGCCGCCTACATGAGCATGGGGCAAACTGCCGAAAACGTGGCGAAGCAGTACGCCATTTCCCGCGAAGAGCAGGAAGCCTTCGCCGTTGCCAGCCAGCAAAAAGCCGCCGCCGCCCAGCGTGATGGCAAGCTGGCGGCTGAAATCATCATGGTCGGCGAAGTCAAACAGGACGGCTGCCTGCGCCCCGACACCACAGCCGACATACTGGCTGGGCTGAAACCCGCCTTCGATACCAACGGCACGGTCACGGCAGGCACCGCCTCCCCGCTCACCGACGGCGCATCCGCCACCCTGATATGCAGCGAAGACTTTGCCAAAGCGCACGGCCTACCCATGTTCGCCCGCATCCGCAGCATCGCCATTTCCGGCTGCGCCCCCGAAACCATGGGGCTGGGGCCAATCATTTCCAGCCAGAAAGCCCTGCAACGCGCCGGACTCAGCGTGGCTGACCTCGACATCATCGAACTCAACGAAGCCTTCGCCTCCCAATCCATCGCCTGCATCCGCGACCTCGGGCTGGATGAAAGCAAGATCAACCTCGACGGCGGAGCCATTGCCCTCGGCCACCCGCTAGGCGCAACCGGCGCACGCATCACCGGCAAAGCCGCCGCCCTGCTAAAACGGACAGGCAAGCAGTTTGCGCTGGCCACCCAATGCATCGGCGGCGGGCAAGGTATCGCCACCATATTGGAGGCCGTGTCATGAACATCCAAAAAGTCGCCGTCATCGGCGCTGGTGTGATGGGTGCAGGCATCGCCGCCCACATCGCCAACGCCGGAACCCCCGTGATGCTGCTCGACATCGTGCCGGAAGGCGCAACCGACCGCAGCCAGATTGCCAAAGCCGCCATCGCCAAACTGCTCAAGGCCGACCCCACACCCTTCATGCACAAACGCAACACCCGCCTCGTCACCCCCGGCAATATCGAAGACGACCTCGAAGCCCTGCGCGACTGCGACTGGATTATCGAAGCCATCGTCGAACGCCTCGCCATCAAACAAGACCTTTACCTCAAACTAGCAACCGTGCGCAAAGCCGACGCCATCGTTTCCTCCAACACCTCCTCCATCCCGCTGCACGAACTGGTGTCAGGCTTGCCGGAAGACTTCGCCGCGCACTTCATGATCACCCATTTCTTCAACCCGCCGCGCTACATGCGCCTGCTGGAAATCGTCACCAGTGAACAGACCGATCAGGACGCAGCCCACAAAATCCGCGAATACGCTGACTGGAAGCTAGGCAAAGGCGTGGTGGACTGCAAGGATACCCCCGGATTCATCGCCAACCGCATCGGCATTTTCTGGATACAAACCGCGATTCAGGAAGCGATCGACATGGGGCTAACAGTAGAAGAAGCCGATGCCGTGGTCGGTAAACCGATGGGCATTCCCAAAACCGGCGTGTTCGGCCTCTCCGATCTGGTAGGCATCGACCTGATGCCGCATCTGATGCGCAGCATGAACCGCAGTTTGCCAGCAGGTGATGCTTTGCTGGAAAAGGCCACGATTCCGCCGTTGATCCAAAACATGATCAAGACCGGCTACACCGGGCGCAAAGGCAAGGGTGGTTTCTACCGCCTCAATCTTGACAGTGGGCAAAAGGTCAAGGAATCCATCAACCTGCAAACCGGCGAATACAGTCCGTCCCAACCCGCTCAATTGGGGAGCGTGAAAGCTGCCAAGGACGGCGGCTTACAGGCGCTGGTTTCGCACCCTGATAAAGGCGGGGAATATGCATGGAAGGTACTGTCGCAAACCTTGCGCTACGCCGCCGCGCTTGTGCCGGAAATTGCCGACGATATTTGCGCCGTCAACACGGCCATGAAGCTGGGATACAACTGGAAATTCGGGCCATTTGAGCTGATTGACCAATTGGGGACGGATGCGTTTGCGCAGCGGTTGGAAGCAGATGGAATGAGTGTGCCTCCATTGCTGGAGATGGCTCGGGCTTACGGGTTTTATAAAGAAACCCCTCCTAACCTCCCCTTATCAGGGGAGGGACTGGGTGGTGGAACAGATTCTTTCTCCTCCCCTGATAAGGGGAGGCCGGGAGGGGTTTCTTCGCCGCAGGCTCTCCTCCTCTACCTCCAACCCGACGGCACTTACCTTCCCCTGCAACGCCCCGAAGGCGTAATGTTGCTAGCCGATATAAAACGCCACGCCGAACCCCTGCTGGAAAACGACGCCGCCAGCCTGTGGGACATCGGCGATGGCGTAGCCTGTTTCGAGTTCCACAGCAAAATGAATTCCCTGGATCCACAAATCCTCGAAATGATCGGGGAAACTGTCGATTTCATCCCTCACAACCACAAAGCGCTGGTCATCTACAACGAAGGCAGCAACTTCTCCGCAGGCGCAAATCTCGGCCTGCTGATGTTTGCCGCCAAACTCGGCGGTTGGGATGAAGTGGATGAAATAGTCAGTGGCGGCCAGCAGGCGTACAAAAAACTCAAGTACGCCCCCTTCCCGGTCGTCGGCGCACCTTCTGGACTAGCCCTGGGTGGCGGCTGCGAAATCCTGCTGCACTGCGACGCCCTGCAAGCCCACGCCGAAACCTACGTCGGGCTGGTCGAAACCGGCGTCGGCCTGATCCCCGGCTGGGGCGGCTGCAAGGAAATGCTGCACCGCTGGGGCAATAACTCCAGATTTCCGCGCGGCCCGCTGCCTGCCGTACTGAAATGCTTCGAAATCATCAGCGTCGCCACTGTCGCCAAATCCGCGTTTGAAGCCAAAGACTATTTATTCTTACGACCAACCGACGGTATCACCATGAACCGCGACCGCCTGCTGGCCGATGCCAAAGCACGGGCGCTGTCGATGGTGGAGGGTTATCAGCCGCCCGCACCACCCGTTTTCAACCTACCCGGTGCAACCGCGAAAGTAGCGATGGAAATGGCCGTCAATGACTTCCGTGCCCAAGGCAAAGCCACGTCTTACGACGCCGTGATCGCCGACGCGCTGGCAACCGTCCTCAGCGGCGGCGATACCGACATGACCGAAACCCTGAGCGAAGACGACCTGCTGGCGTTGGAATACGCACAGTTCACCCAACTGGTGCGCAAGCCCGAAACCCTTGCCCGCGTCCAGCACATGCTCAAAACCGGCAAACCGCTGAGGAACTGATATGGAAACCCTGCAAGGCAAAACCTTGTTCATCACCGGCGGCAGCCGTGGCATCGGGCTAGCGATTGCGCTGAAAGCCGCCAGCGAAGGCGCGAATATCGTGATTGCCGCGAAAACCGCCGAACCGCATCCCAAACTGCCCGGCACCCTCTACACCGCTGCCGCCGAGATCGAAGCCGCCGGTGGCAAAGCCCTGCCGATCAAGGCCGATATCCGCGATGAAGGGCAAATTGCCGATGCCGTGGAACAGGCAGTGACGGCATTCGGCGGTATCGACATCCTGATCAACAACGCCAGTGCCATCAACCTGACCGGTACGCTGGAAACCCCCATGAAGCGTTATGACCTGATGCAGCAGGTCAACGCCCGTGGCACGTTCGCCGTTTCACAAGCCTGCTTGCCACACTTGTTGAAAGCGCCAAATCCACACATTCTCACCCTTTCGCCGCCATTATCAATGAACCCGCAATGGTTCCGGCAACACCTTGCCTACACTATCGCGAAATACGGCATGAGCATGTGCGTACTCGGCATGGCGGAAGAATTCAGCGGCAGGGTGGCTGTGAATGCGCTGTGGCCGCGCACTGTCATCCTCACCGCCGCGATCCGGATGCTGGATGGCCTGGTGAAACCGGAGATGTGCCGCCACCCGGAAATTGTGGCCGATGCTGCCTGCCTGATCCTCAAACAGGATGCCAAGCAACATACAGGCAATTTCTACATCGACGAAGAGGTGCTGGCCGCGGCAGGAAGAGAGGATTTCGGGCAATATGCCGTAAGCCCCGGCTCCCGCTTACTGATTGATTTGTTTCTGGAAGATACACACATGAGACCGTAAGATGGTGGCAAGAAAAACAAGCCCGTAGCCTGGGTGCAAGGAGGAAGTGATGGAAAAAATCTGGCTGCAAAGCTACCCGCCGCATGTTCCGGCGGAAATTGACACCCACCAGTACCACTCGCTGGTGGATCTGTTCCGCAGCAGCGCGGCACAGTACGCTTCCCGCCCCGCCTTCAGCAATCTGGGCAAGGTGCTCACCTATGCCGAAACCGATGAGCTGACCCGTCAGTTTGCTGCCTACCTTATCCACGGCGCGGGCTTGCAGCCCGGCGACCGCATCGCCATCATGATGCCCAACCTGCTGCAATACCCCATCGCCCTGTTTGGCGCATTACGTGCCGGGCTGGTAGTGGTCAACACCAACCCGCTTTACACCGACCGCGAACTCGAACACCAGTTAAAGGATTCGGGCGCGAAAGCCATCGTCATCCTCGCCAACTTCGCCCACACGCTGGAGGATGTGCTGGATGCAGTACCCGCCAAAACCATTATCACCACCGAAATAGGCGACCTGCTGGGCTTCCCCAAATCGCTGCTAGTGAACAGCGTGGTCAAATACGTGAAAAAGATGGTTCCCGCCTTCCATTTACCGGAAGCCATCAAGTTCAATCAGGCACTGGCATTGGGCAAGCAGTATGCGCAGCGGTTTCAGGATGCGGAACCAAACCACGAATCCCCCGCTTTCCTGCAATACACTGGCGGCACCACCGGCGTAGCCAAGGGCGCAGTACTGACCCACCGTAACATGATTGCCAACATGTTGCAGGCCGAAGCCTGGACAACTGCCGACCTGGTATCCGGCGGCGAAATTTTCATTACCGCCCTGCCCCTTTACCATGTGTTCGCACTGACTGCCAACGCCATGTTCGCGCTAAAACTGGGGGCAAAAAATGTCCTTATCACTAACCCACGTGATTTGCCCGCCTTTATCAAGGATATGGCACAGGAACCCTTCACCTTCATCACCGGCGTCAACACTCTGTACAACGCCCTGCTCAACCACGCCGACATTGGCAAAGTGGATTTTTCCCGTCTGAAAATCTCCCTCGGTGGCGGCATGGCGGTGCAAAAAGCGGTGGCAGAACAATGGAAAACCCTGACCGGCGTGACCCTGTTGGAAGCTTACGGATTAACCGAAACCTCCCCCGCAGTCTGCATCAACCCTGTCGACCTGGCGGATTACAACGGCATGATTGGCCTGCCGATCCCTTCCACCGAAGTTTCCATCCGCGACCTAGATGGCAACGAACTGGGTGTGGGCGAAGCAGGGGAATTGTGCGTGCGCGGCCCGCAAGTGATGCAAGGTTACTGGCAGCGCCCGGATGAAACCGCCAAAGTCATGACGGCAGATGGCTGGTTACGCACCGGCGACATTGCCGTGATCGACGCGCAAGGCTTTATCAAACTGGTCGACCGGCTCAAGGACATGGTGCTGGTTTCCGGTTTCAACGTGTACCCCAACGAGGTGGAAGACGTGCTCGCCAGCCACCCCAAGATCCTCGAAGCAGGCGTGATCGGTGTGGCAGATGAACATTCCGGCGAAGTGGTCAAAGCGTTTATTGTCAAAAAGGATGGCAGCCTGACACTGGAAGAATTGCGCGAATACTGCCGCCATGAGCTTTCCGCCTACAAATGCCCGAAACAGGTGGTGTTTGTGGAATCACTGCCGAAAAGCAATGTCGGCAAGATTTTGCGCAAAGAATTGCGCAAGTTATAACAATGCACCCTAGCCGGTACAACTTAAAAACGGGTTTCAAGCGTAACGCCCAACACGCTTCCCGCTGGCTGGTCAAACAGCGGCACACCGCCATCCCGCGTGCGCCCATACTGATAATTGATGTAAAGCTTTTGCTTGCTGCCGAGCGGCTTGCCCACACCCAAATCCAGTTGGGCACGGGTCTGGTCGCGTTTGCTGTCGCCGTACAGCTTGGGGTCAAACGGCTTTTCGTCCAGTTTGTGGGCAAGCTTTAACCCGGCAGTGGGTTGCCACCCACCCGCAAACGGCTTGCCTTTCCACTCGCTTGACAGTTCAAGCTCACGGCGGTCACCACCCGGCCGGTTATCCAGGGCACGGTCGTATTCCAGACGCCCCCGTAACCCCACCTCATCCCCATCGCCCAACACTTTGCGATGTTCCAGTGCCACGCTCGCCACGGCGGATTCATACGCACGCTGTTTGGGGTAAGCGACATATTCCAGACTGCTAAGTACACCGGTTTTGGACTGCGTATTCGCCAACCAGGGCTGGTAATACACGCCACCCAGCCGCCCTTCCCCATTACCCGTTTCATCACGTACCAGATTCAGGTAGGCGCTGGACTCCCGCCCCTCATCCAAAGCTTGCTGCCTGCCGACAAAAAAGCTGATAGTGCTGAAATCCGACTCATCGGTGTAAGCCTGATGAGCGACGCCTGCCTGGGTGACCTTGCGCCCGCCATCTTTCTCTAACCGATAAAGGCCTTGCGCACTGACGAATGCTGAAGACAACGGACGGTTCCGTTCATCTAACGTACCTTCGACGGGCAGCCCGGAAAAGGGACTATTGAACATAATGCGTTCATGGCGGCTGCCTTGGTTGACATTATCCAGATAGCCTGCTGTTACTTGCACGGAACGTGAGTGGACTGGCGCTGTCTTTGCCTCCTTACTGGGAAGCAAGGTACGTGAGCCTGCACCCTGCGGCTCCCCGGGGTGGCAGACGCCATGCCTGAACAAGGCCATCAATTTGCTGAGGAAATCAGCCTGTCCCTGTAATGCAGGTTGTTGCGTCAATGCCTGTATGCGCTGGCTCAAAGCAGCCAACCGGGCGGCATCCCCTTGCTCACAAGCCTTTTCGGCCTGCGCCAACAAGGCTTCCAGGTTAATGGCAGGGCTATCATTTGCCCATACCGCAGCCTGCGTCATACACAAACCCACCACAGCCAACGCTTGAGCAACACAGCTGTTGCATGGTGACTTACGCAGGAAAACCGCTATCATGTAATCAAGGGGCGACACTAGCAGGTTGTGGGCTTACCGCCCCACCAGACCAGTTCAAGGTTCCGTCTGCGCTGAGCTGGGGGGCTATCTGGTGGTTAAACGTGTAACTGGCAGCAGCAGCGCCATTTGCCACGCTGACGTTGCCTTGTAAGCGGGTTTGCGGGTTGCGGCCATCATCACCCAATACGCCAGTCGTGTTGGAGAATGAACCCGTCGAACTCACCTTGCCAGTATAGTCTGGCGAAACCAGGGTGAAACCGGTGTCATAGGCGTTACGGACTGGGCTGACGCGCAAATGGGCATTATCAATGCCTGCCGCTGTTTGCGCCCCCGTCCCGGCATCACGGATATGTGCATCATAGGAACCAAGCACAAAACTGACATCCCGTTGTTCCGGCAGGATAGCCGTCGCAAATTGTTGGCCTGCGAGGTCAGGCGTGCTAGCACTGGGGCGTTGCGCTAGCTGCTGGTAGTCCTTGTCAACTTGTTCGCCAAGCGAAGTAGTGCCCGCCACAACGGTGGACGGATCATATTTCCCCCATCGCACGCTGGCAGCGGATTTGGTTTCTACTGCCCTTGCTGAGGATGCTTCCGTTTGCGAAGAAACAACAGCCGTTGTCGGCAAAACAAGTCTGGAAGAGGATAAAGATGTCTCCGACGTTGGCGCTGCCGCGACGGAAGCAGCAGTGACTGGCTTCAACGAGTCAGTCTCAGGCTTCACTGGAGCTGCTGTTTCCCTACTCATGTCTGGAATAGGTTCTGCAGCTCTTTGCCTGGAAGGCACAACCGTTTTGCTTGAATTATTCAGCGTTGAGGGCGTCCCGCCTTTATCGGCGGAAACCACTGCAACTGCCGAATTACTGCTGCTTGAAGCAAGTAGGCTTACTGAGTCCGGTGGCGCCACTACAGCAGCAGTCGACTCCTCTGCCAAGGTTGCCACAGGGGGCTTTTCAGGGACACTGACAATCGATGGCGGATCATCAACCCACTCAACCGCAACCCCGGAAACAGGGGGGGTCACAGGCTCAACCACCGCAATTGTTGGCCTATCTGGCGTTTTAACTACGGCCAGGGTTCCCACGGGGGGCTTTTCAGGGACACTGACAATCGATGGCGGATCATCAACCTGCTTAACCGCAACCCCGGAAACAGGGGGTGTCACAGGCTCAACCACCGCAATTGTTGGCCTATCTGGCGTTTTAACTACAGCCAGGGTTTCCACAGGGGGCTTTTCAGGGACACTGACAATCGATGGCATATTTTCCTGGGTAACGACTGCACGGGTACTGTCAGATGTTGTGGCTGTCATTGAAGACGCCACCACTGAATCAGCCAATGCCTGCACTGGAGCAGGAGTCGTAGAAACAGGTGTTGGCGTGACCGTAGCCACTGCGGTAGCTTCAACGCTTGTGGCTGGTGCGGAAGCTGCTGCCACTACCCCTGCGGCTGGCTCGCTAATCGCGGGAGCGGTTTCTTTCGGGGCAGTTTCTGTCGCCGCAAAAATATTGTCCAACGGATTACGCTCATCACGCACAGCCGTTTTGGCGGCGGCTGTCGTGGCTATAACCCAAATCGGTGTTTCAGTTACAACGCTATTAGCGGCTTTGGTGGCCGCTGCGACCAGACTCACCGATTGCGTGGCAGTCGCCGTTTGGCTGACGCTTCCGGTTTTGTTTTCAAGCACGGCAGTGGCAACAGCGGGTGTTTGTGTGGTGGCTTTTGGCTCCATGCCGACAGGAGACACTTTGCTTTCCCCGCCACTTCCAGTTGTTGGCGCTGTCACTGCGGCAGTATTGCCTGTTGTAGCCTTACCCGTGGCAGCTGGCTCGGCAGCGGTATTGCCTGTTGGCGCTGTCACTGCCACCTGACCCGTTCCCGTACTGGCTGTGCCAGCTGTATCCGGAGCCTCTTGCGGGTTAGCCGTGGCCGTTGTGGCAGTGCTGCTTTCCTGATCTGCTGGCGCAGCTTCTGTTGCATCGCGGCTCACAGGGATGGCGCTCACCGGCGCGAGTTCAGGCTTGGGGCTGCCGCTACGCACGACCAGGGCGAAACCGCGTTGCGTTTCCGACAGGAATTCCCCCCCAGCACACGCACCCAACCCCGAGCGCAAACAGCTACCACCGAGCTTGGCGACGGAGACCTTGCCGGAATGCACGGT
The sequence above is drawn from the Thiothrix nivea DSM 5205 genome and encodes:
- a CDS encoding FecR family protein, with protein sequence MMLNILFVQPAVADVSPTEEPVLAEGMIGKVTYILGQADVVTPDGAVSPLALQMEIPQGSRVQVRERSRVNLLMADGGIEKLGPDTIFMFDEYAYDPDNVRATEIRKTLIEGEVTSATGKGGESAKDRYRLNSPLAAIAVLGTEYTVRADAGETWITVHSGKVSVAKLGGSCLRSGLGACAGGEFLSETQRGFALVVRSGSPKPELAPVSAIPVSRDATEAAPADQESSTATTATANPQEAPDTAGTASTGTGQVAVTAPTGNTAAEPAATGKATTGNTAAVTAPTTGSGGESKVSPVGMEPKATTQTPAVATAVLENKTGSVSQTATATQSVSLVAAATKAANSVVTETPIWVIATTAAAKTAVRDERNPLDNIFAATETAPKETAPAISEPAAGVVAAASAPATSVEATAVATVTPTPVSTTPAPVQALADSVVASSMTATTSDSTRAVVTQENMPSIVSVPEKPPVETLAVVKTPDRPTIAVVEPVTPPVSGVAVKQVDDPPSIVSVPEKPPVGTLAVVKTPDRPTIAVVEPVTPPVSGVAVEWVDDPPSIVSVPEKPPVATLAEESTAAVVAPPDSVSLLASSSSNSAVAVVSADKGGTPSTLNNSSKTVVPSRQRAAEPIPDMSRETAAPVKPETDSLKPVTAASVAAAPTSETSLSSSRLVLPTTAVVSSQTEASSARAVETKSAASVRWGKYDPSTVVAGTTSLGEQVDKDYQQLAQRPSASTPDLAGQQFATAILPEQRDVSFVLGSYDAHIRDAGTGAQTAAGIDNAHLRVSPVRNAYDTGFTLVSPDYTGKVSSTGSFSNTTGVLGDDGRNPQTRLQGNVSVANGAAAASYTFNHQIAPQLSADGTLNWSGGAVSPQPASVAP
- a CDS encoding thiolase family protein, whose translation is MKNVVIAGYARTPFTLANKGEFVKTRPDDLATAAVLGLLTKTRVDKTEIEDLILGCAFPEGEQGFNMARLVALMAGLPQSIGGVTVNRFCGSSMQAIHQAAGAIQMNAGNAFICAGVESMTRIPMTGFNPSPNPHLYEILPAAYMSMGQTAENVAKQYAISREEQEAFAVASQQKAAAAQRDGKLAAEIIMVGEVKQDGCLRPDTTADILAGLKPAFDTNGTVTAGTASPLTDGASATLICSEDFAKAHGLPMFARIRSIAISGCAPETMGLGPIISSQKALQRAGLSVADLDIIELNEAFASQSIACIRDLGLDESKINLDGGAIALGHPLGATGARITGKAAALLKRTGKQFALATQCIGGGQGIATILEAVS
- a CDS encoding 3-hydroxyacyl-CoA dehydrogenase/enoyl-CoA hydratase family protein, translated to MNIQKVAVIGAGVMGAGIAAHIANAGTPVMLLDIVPEGATDRSQIAKAAIAKLLKADPTPFMHKRNTRLVTPGNIEDDLEALRDCDWIIEAIVERLAIKQDLYLKLATVRKADAIVSSNTSSIPLHELVSGLPEDFAAHFMITHFFNPPRYMRLLEIVTSEQTDQDAAHKIREYADWKLGKGVVDCKDTPGFIANRIGIFWIQTAIQEAIDMGLTVEEADAVVGKPMGIPKTGVFGLSDLVGIDLMPHLMRSMNRSLPAGDALLEKATIPPLIQNMIKTGYTGRKGKGGFYRLNLDSGQKVKESINLQTGEYSPSQPAQLGSVKAAKDGGLQALVSHPDKGGEYAWKVLSQTLRYAAALVPEIADDICAVNTAMKLGYNWKFGPFELIDQLGTDAFAQRLEADGMSVPPLLEMARAYGFYKETPPNLPLSGEGLGGGTDSFSSPDKGRPGGVSSPQALLLYLQPDGTYLPLQRPEGVMLLADIKRHAEPLLENDAASLWDIGDGVACFEFHSKMNSLDPQILEMIGETVDFIPHNHKALVIYNEGSNFSAGANLGLLMFAAKLGGWDEVDEIVSGGQQAYKKLKYAPFPVVGAPSGLALGGGCEILLHCDALQAHAETYVGLVETGVGLIPGWGGCKEMLHRWGNNSRFPRGPLPAVLKCFEIISVATVAKSAFEAKDYLFLRPTDGITMNRDRLLADAKARALSMVEGYQPPAPPVFNLPGATAKVAMEMAVNDFRAQGKATSYDAVIADALATVLSGGDTDMTETLSEDDLLALEYAQFTQLVRKPETLARVQHMLKTGKPLRN
- a CDS encoding SDR family oxidoreductase codes for the protein METLQGKTLFITGGSRGIGLAIALKAASEGANIVIAAKTAEPHPKLPGTLYTAAAEIEAAGGKALPIKADIRDEGQIADAVEQAVTAFGGIDILINNASAINLTGTLETPMKRYDLMQQVNARGTFAVSQACLPHLLKAPNPHILTLSPPLSMNPQWFRQHLAYTIAKYGMSMCVLGMAEEFSGRVAVNALWPRTVILTAAIRMLDGLVKPEMCRHPEIVADAACLILKQDAKQHTGNFYIDEEVLAAAGREDFGQYAVSPGSRLLIDLFLEDTHMRP
- a CDS encoding MerR family transcriptional regulator; its protein translation is MEQKLWSISELADECGVTARTIRFYEDKGLIQPQRVGANRVYNYQDRARLTLILRGKRLGFSLEDIGEFLALYHTECDPDHASQLRYLLEKVQTKVKALRQQQADLEQTLRELMRIETECLSHLKMPEET
- a CDS encoding GNAT family N-acetyltransferase gives rise to the protein MTNIHFHWARLENLSGPQFHAIMLARQTVFIGEQHICCPDADDHDTHCWHLTALHDGKFAAYLRVVDPGEKYPEPSIGRVLTTQAHRRIGLGKHIMQVAIDKIAEIYPGQPIRISAQSHLQPFYAKLGFATVGDEYLEEGIPHIEMLRPSAR
- a CDS encoding AMP-binding protein, which translates into the protein MEKIWLQSYPPHVPAEIDTHQYHSLVDLFRSSAAQYASRPAFSNLGKVLTYAETDELTRQFAAYLIHGAGLQPGDRIAIMMPNLLQYPIALFGALRAGLVVVNTNPLYTDRELEHQLKDSGAKAIVILANFAHTLEDVLDAVPAKTIITTEIGDLLGFPKSLLVNSVVKYVKKMVPAFHLPEAIKFNQALALGKQYAQRFQDAEPNHESPAFLQYTGGTTGVAKGAVLTHRNMIANMLQAEAWTTADLVSGGEIFITALPLYHVFALTANAMFALKLGAKNVLITNPRDLPAFIKDMAQEPFTFITGVNTLYNALLNHADIGKVDFSRLKISLGGGMAVQKAVAEQWKTLTGVTLLEAYGLTETSPAVCINPVDLADYNGMIGLPIPSTEVSIRDLDGNELGVGEAGELCVRGPQVMQGYWQRPDETAKVMTADGWLRTGDIAVIDAQGFIKLVDRLKDMVLVSGFNVYPNEVEDVLASHPKILEAGVIGVADEHSGEVVKAFIVKKDGSLTLEELREYCRHELSAYKCPKQVVFVESLPKSNVGKILRKELRKL